Sequence from the Lysobacter solisilvae genome:
CTTCACCTGCAGGCCTTCCAGGACCTGCCCGTACATCACCGGCAGATGCACCGGCGACTTCGTGGCGGGAAGGTGGCCGGACGCCTCGTCGCGCCCGCTGCCACCGGCCGTCACAGCTGCAGGTCGAGAAGCTCCTCGCTCAGATCATCGTCAGATACGACCTGACGGATCTGCGCGTGGTGCGCTTGCTCGCTCCACAACTCGAATTTCTCGCCCATCCCCAGCAGGACGGCCTTCTTCTCGATCCCCACGGCCGAGCGGTGGCTGGCCGGGATGCTGATGCGGCCATTGCCGTCGAGCTCGACGAATTCCGCCGCGCCGACCAGCTTGAGCTGCATCGAGCGGTTGACCTTCTTGGCCTTGGGCAGCGCGTTGACCTGGTCGCGTACGCGCTCCCAGACCTGGCGCGGGTAGATCCACAGCGACCCGGAATCGAACGGGTTGTAGGTGATGACCAGGCGGTTGCCGCATTCACGCGCGACGAGCTCACGGTGGGCGGTGGGCACCGCCAGCCGGCCCTTGTCGTCGATCGTGATGGCGCTTTCGCCCTGGAACATGATCCTGCCCGATGGTGGCCGCCTCTCCGGGCGGCTTGTCGCCTCGAGAAAACCACAAAAAACCCGGTTTTCCCTCGTTTGCCCACCTTAGCACCGCCCACAGGCTTGTCAACAGGTTTCCGGAGCCAATTTCACTTTGCGCATCAATGGCTTGCGACGAACTTCAGAGTTTTATTCAAGACTTATCCACTAGCCGTTGTTTCGTCTCATGTTTTGAGACTGAGGCTGACTGGCAGTGGGGATTCGTCCCGGGCCCCCCAGTCATGCTGCGACGCAGCAAGCGGCCACCGGCACCGCGGCTTTGCCGATCGAGTGCGCAGGCTTCCTCGCCACACCCGAGGGTCGGCACACGGGAATCGGGACGCCACGGGGCCGGATGGGGCCGGGGGCGCAATTTCCGTCTTGCTGGGAAGATCGCCGACGATCAGCGACGAATCGCCGGGATTGCCCGCCAGACAGTGGGAGCAGCCCAGGCTTTGAGGAAGGTGGCGGAGTCGGCCTGTAAGCCGGGTTCTGTCGTGGACAGCCATTCCTCTAGGCGCCGCGTCACCGCGACGCTCAAGCAACCTACCCGGAGACACCGCGGGCCGCGGCATTGCCTCCCTATTTGGTCTTGCTCCCGGTGGGGTTTGCCATGCCGGTCC
This genomic interval carries:
- the mraZ gene encoding division/cell wall cluster transcriptional repressor MraZ; its protein translation is MFQGESAITIDDKGRLAVPTAHRELVARECGNRLVITYNPFDSGSLWIYPRQVWERVRDQVNALPKAKKVNRSMQLKLVGAAEFVELDGNGRISIPASHRSAVGIEKKAVLLGMGEKFELWSEQAHHAQIRQVVSDDDLSEELLDLQL